The genomic region GTGTTATGTTTTTGTCCACCTAACAATTTCTCTGTTGCTCCGGAGTTGCATGTACACATACTATTTGTGCTTGAAAAAACAAATCACGTCCACAAACACTGTGTATATACTAAATGCATGTGGTGAGAATTTGTGAATTATTGTTTGTGACAATGCATAAATCTGTTTTATTTACTTGATTGTAGACATAGCTTGGTAGTAGCATGTGGGGCATGGTTGTGTCAAAGGAGACAATTAATAAGACAAACAGGCAGTTAGTTGGGAGAAATAAAGTTGACTTCAACTCTAGAGTCTAAGCTCTAGAAGATCTAGGTCGATGACTAATATTATCTGCAtggaagatatatatatatatatatatatatatagtctctCTGTTTTTATTTTCTATACGAATTAGCTTTTTCTCAAGTCAAATTTGCTGAAGTAATTCTTCTATAGATTTGGGGATCCGCATTGAGAAACACATATCCGGGTATAGAGTATCAGATTGGTCATAACCTAAGTTCCAATTTGGTTGATGGGTAACTTTCTTAACAGGATGGGAATGAATTAGTCACTTTTAGGAATTGAGCTCCTTTCTATTTCTTAAATCTAGATGACCTCGCACGTTGTTGTGAAAATATTTTGCAATATATTTCAATGACATTTGATTGTATGAAACATTATATTTGGAGTAATATTTTATTATGTTTGATTATTGTATAGTTGTAACATATTTGTAAAATATAAATAGCATAATAGAATAATAGAATGGAATTTTCATGCCTGTTTGCATGTTGACATGGACCTTTTCCTATGCATGATTACAGTAATAATATGAGAACTATAACTAAAATAAATATATTTTCTAATGCTTATTGTGTAGTTctaaaatatttattaaatataaataGCCTAATGAAATAAAAAttaatgcatgtttgcatgttgagttGGGTTTTCTCCTATGCATGATTGTATGTTGAGGTGGGCATTTTCCCATGCATGTTGCTTGCTGAGATGACAtgcttgcatgttaagagaaatggGTTAGTGAAAGCTAGATATTTAAATATAGAAGATAAATGGACATTCCCAACTGCCTATGTACATGAAGACTGAGAAGTTACTGGAGGTCATAAGACGAAGAGAGTTCTCCTTCTTCTGCCAGTGCATAGTTCAGCCGACTGGGTAGTTAACTTATCTCACATTTTGGTGTCTTTGATGCCAATGGATGACAAAAAGTCTATAATGTGTGTTACAAGACTTGCGTCTTTACTTATAATCTCTTGTATGTCTTGTAAACTATATTCCTTGTGCGATATCATGTTTAAACTCTgctgcatatcatactttattcgTTGGTGTCATGTTCTACATGATCTATGCCAAGTGTTTTTATAAGTGGCGGGCGGGGGGAGGGTAACCCATGGGTTCTTTGTTGGTAGTGTGTGGTGGGGACTTTATCAGagttgttcataacttgagttccaATCATATGGGATTTGATCTTTAGCCCCTCTTTACTTAATAATTTTATTATTTGCCACTCCATACATTGAAATTGTTGATTTGCCATATCTCACTTTGCTCTTTGTTCTTTTGCCAGTGCATCCATGTTCAGTTCTTCCATGAACATTCCACAAAAGGGCAGTATTGTAATATATTTTAACCTTTTATCCTTACAAGAAAAGGGGCAAATCATAATGAATTCAAGCATGGTAACAACGTCGGATTGTTGCTGCGGAAAGGGGAGAACAATCTTAGTTGATCCTCCTGCAGTTCATCCTGATCTGCCCGTTGGATCCCGTCAGCGGCGTGATGTCCCCCATCATGATCATTCCCTCTACAAAGTCCTGGAAGAAGGCGCTCTGGCTACCGACATACTCTCGGACCAGCGCGTCGGCAGCACCACCATTGAAGAGCTCCTGGTCTGAGTGCAGGAGGCCCCTCTTCTGGACGAGATTCTTGTAGTAGTGGTTCTCGAAGACGGTCAGGGTTTGTAGGTCCAGCGGCGCCAGGTTGTTGTCGCGGGAGCCGGTGGCGTGAGGGCAGCCTGACTGGCGGCTCCTGGCGAAGCCGGCGTCGATGTTTGTGTCGTTGTAGATGTGGTCCCGGAAGTTTGTGCAGCGTGCTAGGCCGATTGTGTGGGCTCCTGGAAGACAAGTTATACCGTCAGCTCAAGTTATACTACCTGTTTTCCAGCTACTCTTTTGTCATTCCATCGGTAGGAATCATTCACCAACTTTCCTAATTAGTACTACATGTTTAAGTTAACAAGGAACAATTTTTTTGACGTTGTCCAGTCTTACAAATTAAGCGGACATACCAAAGGTTAGGTCAGTGGTAATTAGTCATCAATCAACTTTGTAACTCATCACCTGTAAAGAGTAGTATATTTGTTTAATCCTGAGAAATTGTCTTATGTAGAAATTTTGAGCTTGGAGTCAAAACGTGGCTATCAGTTCCGTTGGTTGATACCAGCTTATTTTGCGGCTAGAAAGCTACCGACTCCATTGAGGAATTAACAGTCTGAGAAAGTAGCACAGAATCTTACTtgcttctttttttgttgttggtTCGGATTTCAAACTGCAAAATTGTACTACCTGACAGTGCGTAATTATTTATATGAAAATAAAGTACGTAGAAGAAGGTTGATGGAAGATGCCAGTGGTTGATTTGGGATTATGTACCGATGTACGTACGGTTTATTTTGCATGTACCGTGTAACGTCGTATATGTATGTATGTACTACTCCTACCTGAGAGTGCGACCATGTCTTTCTGGGAGAGCCCCTGCGCGGCGAAGAGCGACGTAAGGTTGGCAAGCCCCGACGTCGGCGGCGGGATGTTGTTCTCGGCGCCGTTGAAGCTCGCCGTCGTCGAGTCCCTCCTCCCCATCTTCACCTCCCAGCTCGGGCCACCCAGCTACACGTACACAATGCATGTCACACTAGTGTTAGACTTTGTTGAACGGTACGTACAGTACTACTAACGACCTAAGCATGACTATGCATGTATGGATACTTACGAAGACAACGCTCTCCTCGGCGGCGATGGCCAGGATGTCGGCGCAAGAGACAACGCCGGGACAACACCCCTCGACGGCCGCCTTGACGGCGTCGATGACCTCGAACCCCCTGGCGGAGTTCTTGTTGGGCGTGGCGTTCTTCTCGCCGCGCAGGCCCGGCGCGTCGTCCAGCAGCAGCGAGGCGTCGCAGCCCtggacgaagcagtcgtggaagaagAGGCGGACGATGGAGGCGCCCACGCGGCGCTCCCTGGCGATGGCCGGGTGCAGCGCCGAGCGCACGGCTTTGAGCATGCCCGGGCACGAGCGGGAGTAGAAGCCCGACGATAGCTGCGCCGACGCTCCTCCGCTGGCGATGGCGACCAGCGCGAGGATGAGCCAGAGGACAACAATGGCGCGCGCTGCCATGATCGGTTTATAGGTGTTTCTTACGATGCTACTCGATCGGTCTATTCTACAACCAGCTAGATAGTGCCTTGAGAGCTTGCTGGATGTGGTGGAGGAACGCGGGGCGGCCGGTATTTATAGGAAGAAAAGACTAGCTCTACACACACCGCAAGCCATGATTAGGTATACTAGTCTGCCATCATATATTACTATTAGATTGCATCATCATGCCCCCatcgtcttcaccaactccggtGGACTTTGAGCGTTGATCCAAACGGGCGCTCGCTTTGGAATAACGCGTTTCACACCAGATGCATATGTAACGTAGCTCGTGAAAAATGAACAGTTCTGTTCTGGGGGAAAGCTGTTGCATGCCGATCGACACTGTGGCATCGACGACACGGTTAAGCAAAGAGACATGTCAATCATGCTTGCATGCATGGTCCGGCCTTCATGTTGCTTTCCTTGGCTTCGGAAAATTACTAGCTTGCCAGCTGCCTTCCGCTACCGACAGTTTCTGCTAGCAACTCTGTACCCTACGTCAAATTTAGGTCACTAATTTTAACACATGCATGTGGACTTAAAGGTAGTTGACACTTTGAAACAGGAACAAAGAGGTATACATTAACACGCTGGTTTATTTTGCTCCACGAGAAATGTCAAGGTTAGTTTACGTCTCCATCGGTATGTAGCTCCGGAATAGTAAGATGATGATCCAGATCCGACCATCCCGCTGATTTTTCTCATGCATACTCTTTCTCAAGTTTCGAGGACAGACTGGCGGACCGGGTCTCCGGCGGCACCATTTCATTTCTCCAATGCTCATCGCAGAAACTGAAGGCACGCATAGTCATGGCCAAAACATTCATAGTACAGTATATCTTTGGCAGGGACAATTCTAACGAGAATTCTCTCCTCCAggtagcatgtactccctccgatcctttttactctgcatattagaattctctgaagtcaaacttcataaagtttgatcgtatttatatgaaaaaatatcaacatctgtaatgctaaagttatacaatatgaaactttaagtcataACACATCTATTGGtattgatttcagattgtgaatgttggtactttttctataaagttggtcaaactttacgaggcttgacttcagtcaaatcttatatgcgaactaaaaagaacCGGAAGGAGTACGTACTACGTGGCCATGGCCACCGAAGAGAGCGTTGTCTGTGGAGTAGGTCCCTACGTGAAAAACATCTTATATCTATCTGCTTTTTTCTAGGCTCAAactgtagaacaattgttctacggtaatTTTCTATTAATAAATAAATATGTTACGTacataaagagaaaaagaaaataaaacaaggaACATGGCTTTTAGCCTATACCAGCCTTTTCTAACATGATCCTACAAAGAACTGTTCTATGAAGTGCTCATCCTAGATGATCACTGATCCATGTTTATAAGCCTCCAAGTGCTTTGTTTTTATTATGTGCTCAAGGAGTTTGAGGTCCTCTCTTAATTTGAATTTCCAGCAATTTATACTCTGACCTTCCTTTCTGAATATTTTCCCGTTCATTTGCCCCCAAATGACCCAACAGCCTTGAACTATAATTTCCAAAGCAATTTTGCTCAATAACTCTGATCTTGCCAGTATGATATCATCTAAAAATGAGATACCAAGCTTCTTTCTCAGGAGAATACTGTGCCAACAGTTTTGAGAGAATCCACAATCCCAAAAGAGATGGCGTGCTGTTTGTTCTGTGTCTTCATGACATAGAGCACAGTTGTAACTTTCAGTCGCAAAGGATTTCCTTTTGAGTAAATTCCTGGTATTCACCCTATCATGTAATAGCATGCAGAAGAAGAATTTGTGCCTCAACGTACATGAGCTTTTCCACAGCCATCTGAATATCTGCTGTTCTTGCTGTTTAGGGCTAAGGCGATGATACATCAGAATGGAGAAATATATGCTTTTTTGTCCCTTGCAGCTCCAGGAATCTTTCTCATGTTCATTGCTTTGTGTCTGTATTAACCGTTGCAAATCATTGAATTGAGAGAAGGCGCAAGTGGAGAGTGGTGTGTTGAACAGATGAATTTGATCTAGAGCAATTTTCCAGTCATGTACTGATAAAGCATCATCTTTGGCAAATGAAAGAAGCTCAGGGAACTTGTCCTTGAGTGGTTGATCACTCAAGTTATCATGCCAAAGTAAAACTGCTTGACCATTGCCCAATTTACAATGTGAGCTGTATTTATAATCTGCAAGCAATCTAAGGTGGCTCTTCCACCAGTGTGATCCAACAAACTTGTTCCCTGGCATTCTCTGAGAGTAGTGCTTTTCCCATATCAGCTGAACCCAGGGCAGTGAATCCTTATTGAGGAACTTCTGCACATTTTTCATCATTAGAGCCTTATTGTGCAAGCTCACATCTAAAATACGAAGTCCACCCTGATTTCTAGGCATGCACACTTTGTCCCAAGCTATTAGAGCTGGACCTGCCACTAATTCACCAAATTTTCTCCAAAGAAAGTTCCTGAGGTATTTATTGATCTAGTTGGTGATAGAAGCAGGTAGAGGCAGAATGCTCATAAAGAATATTGGTAGGGCTGAGAACACTAATTTGATTAGAAGCAGTCTGCCATCATATGAAAGCATTGTAGAGCATCCTGACAATCTTCTCCCTATCTGCTGGCATATTGGAGAAAAATCCTCAGCTTTTAGCCTATTAGCACTTAATGGCAGCCCCAAATATGTGAATGGGAAGGTTCCCCTTCTGCAATCCAAAGAGTGCAAGAGTTGTTTACATACCTCTTCCTGCACATTCATAGGAATCATGACATATTTGTGATAGTTTATTTTAGGCACAATTTGATTGGAAAAATGCTTCAGAATATTATTCACTTGCTCCACTTGTATTAGGCTGGCAGGCGAAACTAGAATTGTGTCCTCAACATACTGGATGACAGGGAAATCTGGGTTGGAGATTGATTCAATTGGagcttgcactagtagaaaacagggctttggtccaggccgggtcagcccattagtcccggttcagtccagaaccgggaccaatgggggcattggacccggttcgtgagaccAGGGGGgcagccgggccacgtgggccattgataccggttggtgggacgaaccgggaccaatgggcctcgctcctggcccaccaccattggtcccggttggtggcttgaaccgggaccaaaggctcccctttagtcccggttcatgccaccaaccgggaccaatgaggtgcctatatagtccctcgcgtaagagcagagcacattgctctgtttttttccggccaagggggagagggcttggtggttctctagctcacctcctatgcacacaaggtgttcgatggaatgcccgagccacattacttaagctttctcctctccaagctcgacctcaaagctccattttccttaatatttgtctaggtttagcggtccgtcacgccccgtccccgtcttcaccgccgtcgaccacCCGCGCTGAGCTCATCggcggcaccaccgtggtgagcctcttgttcttatcttctttctgaaaggaaaaatattcttacatgtatgtttacatagatacttgtattattttcttacttttattattgcatcttatatagtgcgatggttttggtatctgcccccgtctgccctcgtcctgtctatgattcggatgtggtatatatattatctttataactattggttcatttattgtttatgaaaattatgccgaccaacgtgacatagattttatttatgtaggatgtatgtgaatcggaaatgccaaccgaccctattgtcgagaggttaaatttagttgaagaagaaaacaatttgttgaaggaaaaaataaaaaaattgaggaggagaagatgatattggagttgcatgttgcggatgtcgtcgatgatcacaagatcaagatggatgcaatgcgcttgaagattagaaagattagaaaatatgccattcataccgaggcttggtatcattatgccgttggatcaattgttatcttggttgcgattatgatcgcatttgttttcgcattgaaatattttacatagtttcaatgtatggtttaattaattagatgctctggagagctatatgttgttagatgagaactatgtatgcactttggttttaatgtgatgatgaacttctattaatttggacacttaattatatataatgcacgcagatgaaccggcaatggatgtacggtgacaaacacacctccgagtacattaagggcatgcatgagtttctcgatgcggctgaggcaaacaaacagaatggttttatgtgttgtccatgcactgaatgtggcaatacgaggtcttactctaaccgaaaaatccttcactcccacctgctttacaagggtttcatgccacactataatgtttggacgaggcacggaaaaataggggttatgatggaagatgacgaagaagaagagtacgatgacaactatgtgccccctgaatacggtgatgctgcaacggggggagctggtgaagatgaagaggaaccagacgatgtgcccaatgatgctgcaatgggtgaagctgctgaagatcaagaggaaccagacgatgtgcccgatgatgatgatctccgccgggtcattgtcgatgcaaggacgcaatgcgaaagtcaaaaaaagaagctgaagttcgatcgcatgttagaggatcacaaaaaagggttgtaccccaattgcgaagattgcaacacaaagctcggtaccgtactggaattgctgcagtggaaggcagagaatcctgtggctgacaaaggatttgagaagctactgaaaacattgaagaagaagcttccaaaggataacgaattgcctaacagtacatacacagcaaaggaggtcgtatgccctctaggattggaggtggagaagatacatgcatgccctaatgactgcatcctctaccgcggtgcatacaaggatctgaacgcatgctcggtatgcggtgcattgcggtataagatcagacgagatgaccctggtgatgttgacggcgagccccccaggaagagggttcctgcgaaggtgatgtggtatgctcctataataccacggttgaaacgtctattcagaaacgaagagcatgccaagttgatgcaatggcatagtgaggaccgggagaaagacgggaagttgagagcacccgctgacgggtcgcagtggagaaaaatcgagagaaagtactgggatgagtttgcaaaggacccaaggaatgtatggtttgctttaagcgcggatggcattaatactttgggggagcagagcagcaatcacaggacctggcccgtgactctatgtatgtataaccttcctccttggatgtgcatgaagcgaaagttcattatgatgccagttctcatccaaggccctaagcaacccggcagtgacattgatgtgtacctaaggccattagttgaagaacttttatagttgtggaatggaaacggtgtatgtacgtgggatgagcacagacagggggaatttaacctaaaggcgttgatgttcatgaccatcaacgattggcccgctctcagtaacctttcaggacagacaaacaaaggataccacgcatgcacgcactgtttagatgacactgaaagtatatacctggacaaatgcagaaagaatgtgtacctgggccatcgttgatttcttccgaccaaccatcaatgtcgaaagaaaggcaagcatttcaaagacgaggcagatcaccggaagaagcccgccatgcgtaccggtgatcgcgtactttctatggtcaatgatttacacataatctttggaaagggtcccggcggactagctattccgaatgacgctgagggacacgcacccatgtggaagaagaaatctatattttgggacctaccctactggaaagacctagaggtccgctcttcaatcgacatgatgcatgtgacgaagaacctttgcgtgaacctgctaggcttcttgggcgtgtatgggaagacaaaagatacacctgaggcacgggaggacctgcaacatttgcacgaaaaagacggcatgcctccgaagcagtataaaggtcctgccagctacgctcttacgaaagaagagaaagaaatcttctttgaatgcctgctcagtatgaaggtcacgactggcttctcgtcgaatataaagggaataataaatatgccagagaaaaagtttcagaacctaatgtctcatgactgccacatgattatgacgcaactgcttccggttgcattgagggggcttctaccggaaaacgtccgattagccattgtgaagctatgtgcattcctca from Triticum aestivum cultivar Chinese Spring chromosome 4A, IWGSC CS RefSeq v2.1, whole genome shotgun sequence harbors:
- the LOC123086484 gene encoding peroxidase 4 — encoded protein: MAARAIVVLWLILALVAIASGGASAQLSSGFYSRSCPGMLKAVRSALHPAIARERRVGASIVRLFFHDCFVQGCDASLLLDDAPGLRGEKNATPNKNSARGFEVIDAVKAAVEGCCPGVVSCADILAIAAEESVVFLGGPSWEVKMGRRDSTTASFNGAENNIPPPTSGLANLTSLFAAQGLSQKDMVALSGAHTIGLARCTNFRDHIYNDTNIDAGFARSRQSGCPHATGSRDNNLAPLDLQTLTVFENHYYKNLVQKRGLLHSDQELFNGGAADALVREYVGSQSAFFQDFVEGMIMMGDITPLTGSNGQIRMNCRRIN